One window from the genome of Eucalyptus grandis isolate ANBG69807.140 chromosome 7, ASM1654582v1, whole genome shotgun sequence encodes:
- the LOC104454292 gene encoding uncharacterized protein LOC104454292 encodes MGNSPSSSKKKGSGGKQSTTISFMGNTPSSSKKKGSDGKQKGKSMRKRMMIRGHEHQLIYHDQKKSGSVYQCNGCQQPGFGPYYLCKEGCNLHYHPCCSELLSSESSESSSATVVGNHHPYPTGDLVLKERAPRKARCCVTCGEEVRMLRYKWRHKKAHGSRNPYWRLYHHLNYRAFHPLCASLPAQIEETGEHKIVLQLMEGVEGECLICKGNAKGWAYNCTSENYSCHVRCMKKKIIERQQQKEASRESKVTIYVKKALRPILEIVKVALKLIIGALFGSQSEDLADVLGELFVVICDRVASEIVTMNT; translated from the coding sequence ATGGGAAACTCTCCTTCCTCTAGCAAGAAGAAGGGTTCCGGTGGAAAACAAAGCACGACGATCTCTTTCATGGGGAACACTCCTTCCTCTAGCAAGAAGAAGGGTTCCGATGGAAAACAAAAGGGTAAGAGCATGAGGAAGCGGATGATGATTCGTGGCCATGAGCACCAACTAATTTATCACGACCAGAAAAAAAGTGGCAGCGTGTACCAGTGCAATGGGTGCCAACAACCAGGGTTTGGTCCCTATTACTTGTGCAAGGAGGGCTGCAATCTCCATTATCACCCGTGCTGCAGCGAACTTTTAAGTTCGGAGTCCTCTGAGTCCTCCTCAGCCACTGTTGTTGGCAACCACCATCCCTATCCGACTGGGGATCTCGTGTTAAAGGAGAGGGCGCCACGCAAAGCGCGGTGCTGCGTCACGTGTGGAGAGGAAGTCCGGATGCTCAGGTACAAATGGCGGCACAAGAAGGCACATGGCTCGCGCAATCCTTACTGGCGCCTCTACCACCACCTAAATTACCGTGCCTTCCACCCGCTCTGCGCGTCACTCCCTGCGCAGATCGAAGAGACTGGCGAACATAAGATCGTGCTGCAGCTCATGGAAGGGGTCGAAGGTGAGTGCCTCATATGCAAGGGCAATGCCAAGGGATGGGCTTACAACTGTACCAGCGAGAACTACAGTTGCCACGTTAGGtgtatgaagaagaagattatagAGCGTCAGCAGCAGAAGGAAGCTTCACGAGAGAGCAAAGTGACTATCTACGTGAAAAAAGCGTTGCGGCCGATTCTGGAAATAGTAAAAGTGGCTCTTAAGCTCATCATCGGAGCCCTCTTCGGGTCCCAATCAGAAGACCTGGCAGATGTCCTTGGAGAGCTTTTCGTAGTCATCTGTGATCGTGTCGCCAGTGAAATTGTTACTATGAACACCTAG
- the LOC104454293 gene encoding very-long-chain enoyl-CoA reductase: MKVSVVSRSGREVVKGGVELNDSATVADLQKEIHRRTKKFYPSRQRLTLPLQPGSKEKPIALNYKKSLESYTEGNSANLTVVFKDLGPQVSYRTLFFWEYLGPLILYPIFYFFPVYRYFGYAGERIIHPVQTYALYYWCFHYFKRIMETFFVHRFSHATSPLSNVFRNCAYYWSFGSYIAYYVNHPLYTPVSDLQMKIGFAFGVLCQVSNFYCHILLRNLRSPDGNGGYQIPRGFLFNIVTCANYTTEIYQWLGFNIATQTIAGYVFLVVAAFIMTNWALAKHRRLKKLFDGKEGRPRYPRRWVILPPFL, translated from the exons ATGAAGGTCTCCGTCGTCTCGCGCAGTGGCAGGGAAGTGGTCAAGGGCGGCGTCGAGCTCAACGACTCG GCCACCGTGGCTGATCTGCAGAAGGAGATTCATCGCAGGA CCAAGAAATTCTATCCTTCGAGACAGCGGCTAACACTCCCTCTCCAGCCTGGATCAAAGGAGAAACCTATCGCTCTTAACTACAAAAAGAGCCTTGAAAGTTACACTGAAGGAAACTCAGCCAATTTAACTGTTGTATTCAAGGACCTTGGACCACAGGTTTCTTACCGTACTCTTTTCTTCTGGGAGTACCTCGGTCCCTTGATCCTCTATCCCATCTTTTACTTCTTTCCTGTGTACCGCTACTTTGGCTACGCTGGGGAGCGCATCATCCACCCAGTACAGACTTATGCTCTGTACTACTGGTGTTTCCACTACTTCAAACGAATTATGGAGACATTTTTCGTGCACCGTTTCAGCCATGCAACCTCACCCCTTTCTAATGTTTTCCGGAACTGTGCCTATTATTGGAGTTTTGGGTCATACATTGCTTATTATGTCAACCATCCGCTTTACACTCCTGTTAGTGACCTCCAAATGAAGATTGGTTTCGCATTTGGGGTGCTTTGTCaagtttcaaacttttattGTCATATCTTGCTGAGAAATCTTCGGAGCCCAGATGGGAATGGAGGATATCAAATTCCTCGCGGCTTCTTGTTCAACATCGTTACTTGCGCCAATTACACTACTGAGATTTATCAGTGGTTGGGTTTCAACATTGCGACCCAAACCATTGCTGGGTATGTCTTCCTTGTGGTTGCTGCTTTTATCATGACCAACTGGGCCCTTGCGAAGCATCGCCGCTTGAAGAAG CTGTTTGATGGAAAGGAAGGAAGACCACGATATCCAAGACGCTGGGTGATCCTACCTCCCTTCCTGTAG